One window of Botrimarina mediterranea genomic DNA carries:
- a CDS encoding DNA-directed RNA polymerase subunit omega — MIEALKEEEIVNKVGGRFKLSTLIQKRLVALNGGARPLVHVDTHDKMEIVVQEILQDKIYLDAASEVQIASDHSSASSSSIDFDFDSI, encoded by the coding sequence ATGATTGAAGCGCTTAAAGAAGAAGAGATCGTCAACAAGGTCGGCGGACGCTTCAAGCTGTCGACGCTGATCCAAAAGCGGCTGGTGGCCCTCAACGGCGGCGCCCGCCCACTGGTGCACGTGGATACGCACGACAAGATGGAGATCGTCGTCCAGGAGATCCTTCAGGACAAGATTTACCTCGACGCCGCGAGCGAAGTGCAGATCGCCAGCGACCATTCCAGCGCTAGCAGCAGCTCGATCGACTTCGACTTCGATAGCATCTGA
- the secG gene encoding preprotein translocase subunit SecG, which produces MANFLQFFPPVLIQLVMAVTAVFIILLVLVQRGRGGGLAGALGGPGGSSAFGAKAGDTFTKITIVAAAIWITLCLLASIWAAHRGDAFGDSDAALAGSAASTEDAGAATEDAASTDTETATGGPAGDDSAPAVTDEPAADESAVDEATADQPADE; this is translated from the coding sequence ATGGCCAACTTCCTTCAATTCTTTCCGCCCGTGCTGATCCAGCTGGTGATGGCCGTTACGGCGGTCTTCATCATCCTGCTGGTGCTCGTGCAACGCGGCCGTGGCGGTGGTCTGGCCGGCGCGCTGGGCGGTCCTGGCGGGTCGAGCGCGTTCGGCGCCAAGGCGGGCGACACGTTCACGAAGATCACCATCGTCGCGGCCGCAATCTGGATCACGCTCTGCCTGTTGGCGTCGATCTGGGCGGCCCACCGCGGCGACGCCTTCGGCGACTCGGACGCGGCGCTGGCTGGTTCCGCAGCCTCGACCGAAGACGCCGGCGCCGCGACGGAAGACGCCGCCTCGACCGACACCGAGACCGCAACCGGCGGCCCCGCGGGCGACGACAGCGCTCCGGCGGTGACAGACGAGCCCGCTGCCGATGAGTCCGCTGTTGATGAGGCCACGGCTGACCAGCCGGCCGACGAGTAA
- the gmk gene encoding guanylate kinase, translating to MASHPGKLVVLSGPSGVGKSTIVRKLLRMTGDRMRLSVSATTRPPRPGETDGQEYHFLTHEEFARRRQAGEFLECIEVFGRGQWYGTLLAEVTPSLQKGQWVLLEIDVDGAERVLTAYPAAVSVFVTAAPEKADALRVLRERLESRGTEDATSVARRLEVAEHELDRAPQYQHVVVNEGLDDAIDHIYDLLVEAGLPKE from the coding sequence ATGGCTTCGCACCCCGGCAAACTCGTCGTCCTTTCCGGCCCCTCCGGGGTCGGCAAGAGCACGATCGTGCGCAAGCTGCTGCGGATGACGGGCGACCGCATGCGGCTGAGCGTCTCGGCGACGACCCGCCCGCCCCGGCCCGGCGAAACGGACGGCCAGGAGTACCACTTCCTGACCCACGAGGAGTTCGCCCGCCGGCGTCAGGCGGGGGAGTTTCTCGAATGCATCGAGGTTTTCGGCCGTGGCCAGTGGTATGGCACGCTGCTTGCGGAGGTGACTCCTAGCCTTCAAAAGGGGCAGTGGGTACTCTTAGAGATCGATGTCGATGGCGCCGAACGGGTGCTGACGGCCTACCCCGCGGCGGTGAGCGTGTTCGTGACGGCGGCGCCGGAGAAGGCCGACGCCCTCCGCGTTCTCCGCGAGCGGCTCGAGTCACGGGGCACCGAGGACGCAACGTCGGTGGCAAGGCGGCTGGAAGTCGCCGAGCACGAACTCGATCGAGCGCCGCAATACCAACACGTCGTCGTCAACGAAGGCCTCGACGACGCGATCGACCACATCTACGACTTGCTCGTGGAAGCGGGCCTTCCGAAAGAGTGA
- a CDS encoding ferrochelatase has product MPGESATQPYDAVLVVSFGGPEGPDDVMPFLENVLRGKNVPRERMLEVAEHYQHFGGVSPINEQCRQLIAALEAELAEHGPHLPIYWGNRNWQPLLPDTLRQMRDDGVRRAIAFFTSTFSSYSGCRQYRENLAAAQAAVGEGTPQIDKLRMPYNHPGFIETCADHLRNTLEQVPADRRGAAKVLFTAHSIPMGMAENCGYEKQLLEASRLTAEAAGATDWEVVYQSRSGPPQQPWLEPDVCDRIEALHAAGALTDVVVLPIGFVSDHMEVLFDLDTEAKQLCESLGLGFYRASTMGTHPRAVRMIRELIEERIETELGETPDRPAVGRFPANHDVCPQDCCLYTPRRPAPSPSPS; this is encoded by the coding sequence ATGCCCGGCGAGTCCGCAACGCAGCCTTACGACGCCGTCCTCGTGGTCTCCTTTGGCGGTCCCGAAGGCCCCGACGACGTGATGCCGTTCTTAGAGAACGTCCTGCGGGGCAAGAACGTGCCGCGCGAGCGGATGCTCGAAGTGGCGGAGCACTACCAGCACTTCGGCGGCGTCAGCCCGATCAACGAGCAGTGCCGGCAGCTGATCGCGGCGCTCGAAGCCGAACTCGCCGAGCACGGCCCGCACTTGCCGATCTACTGGGGCAATCGCAACTGGCAGCCGCTGCTGCCCGACACGCTGCGCCAGATGCGTGACGACGGCGTGCGTCGCGCGATCGCGTTCTTCACCAGCACCTTCAGCAGCTACTCCGGTTGCCGGCAGTACCGTGAGAACCTCGCCGCCGCGCAGGCAGCAGTCGGCGAAGGCACGCCGCAGATCGACAAACTGCGGATGCCATACAACCACCCCGGCTTCATCGAGACGTGCGCGGATCACTTGCGTAACACGCTCGAGCAGGTCCCCGCCGACCGGCGCGGCGCGGCGAAGGTGCTGTTCACCGCGCACAGCATCCCGATGGGGATGGCGGAGAATTGCGGCTACGAGAAGCAACTGCTCGAGGCGAGCCGCCTCACCGCCGAAGCCGCCGGCGCCACGGACTGGGAAGTCGTCTACCAAAGCCGCAGCGGCCCGCCCCAGCAGCCTTGGCTCGAGCCCGACGTCTGCGACCGCATCGAAGCGTTGCACGCCGCGGGCGCGCTCACCGACGTGGTGGTGCTGCCGATCGGCTTTGTCTCGGATCATATGGAAGTGTTGTTCGACCTCGACACCGAGGCCAAGCAGCTCTGCGAGTCGCTAGGCCTCGGCTTCTACCGCGCGTCAACGATGGGGACGCATCCCCGCGCCGTGCGTATGATTCGTGAACTGATCGAAGAACGGATCGAGACCGAGCTCGGCGAGACGCCCGACCGGCCCGCGGTGGGGCGTTTCCCCGCCAACCACGACGTGTGCCCGCAGGACTGCTGCCTGTACACACCCCGCCGCCCTGCCCCGTCACCCTCCCCCTCGTAA
- the tpiA gene encoding triose-phosphate isomerase: protein MRKTLIAGNWKMNTDRAAAVALAKGVAAGAAEVDGVDLVVCPPTIYLAVVGEALAGSPVALGAQNVYAEDNGAFTGETSTAMLTDIGAEYVILGHSERRALMGETDADVSKKTHKALAAGLTPIVCVGELLEEREAGKTAEVIKTQFEGSLDGITADQITSVVIAYEPVWAIGTGKVASPEQAEEVHADLRRLLSERYTPQLAEEVRILYGGSMKPGNAAELLAKPNVDGGLIGGASLKPEDFLGIAKAK, encoded by the coding sequence ATGCGTAAAACTCTGATCGCCGGTAACTGGAAGATGAACACCGACCGCGCCGCGGCGGTTGCGCTCGCCAAGGGCGTCGCGGCCGGCGCTGCGGAGGTTGACGGCGTGGACCTCGTGGTCTGCCCGCCGACGATCTACCTGGCGGTCGTGGGCGAGGCCCTCGCTGGCAGCCCCGTCGCGCTGGGCGCGCAGAACGTCTACGCCGAGGACAACGGCGCCTTCACCGGCGAGACCTCCACGGCGATGCTCACCGACATCGGCGCCGAGTATGTGATCCTCGGCCACAGCGAGCGCCGCGCGCTGATGGGCGAGACCGACGCCGACGTCAGCAAGAAGACCCACAAGGCCCTGGCGGCCGGCCTGACGCCGATCGTCTGTGTCGGCGAGCTGCTCGAAGAGCGTGAGGCCGGCAAGACAGCCGAGGTCATCAAGACGCAGTTCGAGGGCTCGCTGGACGGCATTACGGCCGACCAGATCACCAGCGTCGTCATTGCCTACGAGCCCGTCTGGGCGATCGGCACGGGCAAGGTCGCCAGCCCCGAGCAAGCCGAGGAGGTCCACGCTGACCTTCGCCGGTTGCTGTCGGAACGCTACACTCCCCAGCTTGCCGAAGAGGTCCGCATCCTCTACGGCGGCAGCATGAAGCCCGGCAACGCGGCCGAGCTGCTGGCGAAGCCCAACGTGGATGGCGGCCTGATCGGCGGCGCCAGCCTCAAGCCGGAAGACTTCCTCGGCATCGCCAAAGCAAAATAA
- a CDS encoding flavoprotein, whose protein sequence is MADILLGVSGGVAAYKAAYLTSRLAQAGHGVSVVLTSPAQKFVGEATFSALSGRRVLTDSFDLSEHPLGPHIELARQADLLAIVPATADILAKAAHGLADDLLSTLLLAFPGPVLYAPAMNSEMWRKPAVERNVAQLREDGALFVDPGEGWLSCRDRGAGRMAEPDEIADRIAAILASLAA, encoded by the coding sequence ATGGCAGACATCCTCCTCGGCGTCTCCGGCGGCGTTGCGGCTTACAAGGCCGCGTACCTGACCAGTCGGCTCGCGCAGGCGGGGCACGGCGTCTCCGTTGTCCTCACATCGCCGGCGCAGAAGTTTGTCGGCGAGGCGACATTCTCGGCCCTGTCGGGTCGGCGGGTGCTGACCGACTCATTCGACCTCAGCGAGCACCCGCTGGGGCCGCACATCGAGCTCGCGCGGCAGGCCGACCTGCTCGCCATCGTCCCGGCGACCGCCGACATCCTGGCCAAGGCGGCCCACGGGCTGGCGGACGATCTGCTGAGCACGCTGTTGCTCGCGTTCCCCGGGCCCGTGTTGTACGCCCCGGCGATGAACAGCGAGATGTGGCGCAAACCCGCCGTTGAGCGGAACGTGGCCCAGCTCCGCGAGGATGGCGCTCTGTTCGTCGATCCGGGCGAAGGCTGGCTCAGTTGCCGCGACAGGGGCGCCGGGCGAATGGCCGAGCCCGACGAGATCGCCGACCGGATCGCTGCAATCCTCGCGAGCCTCGCAGCCTGA
- a CDS encoding aldo/keto reductase has translation MKRPLGKSAIEVTPVALGCWPLAGVTTLGATHSGGVATVRAALDAGINHFDTAFVYGPNGESDRILAEALRGRRDEVVIASKCGIHYESRDGAEPTMQTDARPETLRRECDELLRRLETDHVELLYLHSPDPNVPIAESAGALAELMAEGKTRSVGASNTQLDETKAFAAACPLAAVQLPFNMLQRDIEQHTLPWCVENGVAVMAYWPLMKGLLAGGMDRDKPLNPDDSRRKYPMYEGDEWRRNQDFVDALRGVADEAGVTVAQLVVNWTLSQPGITSVLCGAKRPEQIRETAGGMGWELSADQASRVAAAIAARGEAAAKRSFT, from the coding sequence ATGAAACGCCCGCTCGGTAAATCGGCGATCGAAGTCACGCCTGTCGCGCTCGGATGCTGGCCGCTGGCGGGCGTGACGACACTCGGCGCCACGCACTCGGGCGGCGTCGCCACGGTGCGCGCGGCGCTCGACGCGGGCATCAATCACTTCGACACCGCGTTCGTGTACGGCCCCAACGGCGAGAGCGACCGCATCCTCGCAGAGGCCCTTCGCGGCCGCCGCGACGAGGTCGTCATCGCCTCGAAGTGCGGCATCCATTACGAGTCACGCGACGGCGCCGAGCCGACGATGCAAACCGACGCCCGACCCGAAACACTGCGTCGTGAGTGCGACGAGTTGCTCCGTCGGCTCGAGACCGATCACGTCGAACTCTTGTACTTGCACTCGCCCGACCCGAACGTGCCGATCGCCGAGTCCGCCGGAGCGCTCGCGGAGCTGATGGCGGAAGGCAAGACGCGCTCGGTCGGCGCCTCGAACACGCAGCTGGACGAGACGAAGGCGTTCGCCGCCGCCTGCCCGCTCGCCGCCGTGCAGCTTCCCTTCAACATGCTGCAGCGCGACATCGAGCAGCACACGCTCCCCTGGTGCGTCGAGAACGGCGTCGCGGTAATGGCCTACTGGCCGCTGATGAAGGGCCTGCTCGCCGGCGGCATGGACCGCGACAAGCCCCTCAACCCAGACGACAGCCGCCGCAAGTACCCGATGTACGAGGGGGACGAGTGGCGGCGGAACCAGGACTTCGTGGACGCGCTCCGCGGCGTGGCGGACGAGGCCGGCGTCACCGTGGCCCAGCTGGTCGTAAACTGGACCCTCAGCCAGCCGGGCATCACCAGCGTGCTCTGCGGCGCCAAGCGGCCCGAGCAGATCCGCGAGACGGCCGGCGGGATGGGTTGGGAGCTTTCTGCCGACCAGGCCAGCCGGGTCGCCGCCGCGATCGCCGCCCGGGGCGAGGCGGCCGCCAAGCGTTCGTTCACCTGA
- a CDS encoding HesB/IscA family protein produces the protein MSVVLTERAAEEVKRIIDQQKLEEGAFLRVGVTGGGCSGFSYSLGFDNEYDEKADSKVDLHGVQVVVDKKSALYLDGTTVDFYDGIEKRGFTFENPNAVKSCGCGSSFQA, from the coding sequence ATGTCTGTCGTCCTGACCGAACGTGCCGCCGAAGAAGTCAAGCGGATCATCGACCAGCAGAAGCTGGAAGAAGGCGCCTTCCTCCGCGTCGGCGTGACCGGCGGCGGATGCAGTGGCTTCAGCTACTCGCTCGGCTTTGATAACGAGTACGACGAGAAGGCCGACAGCAAGGTCGATCTCCACGGCGTTCAGGTCGTGGTCGATAAGAAGTCGGCCCTCTATCTCGATGGCACGACCGTCGATTTCTACGACGGCATCGAGAAGCGTGGCTTCACATTCGAGAACCCGAACGCCGTGAAGTCGTGCGGCTGCGGCAGCTCGTTCCAGGCCTGA
- a CDS encoding YicC/YloC family endoribonuclease — MLLSMTGFGEGRAESPTIIVVAEVRSINNRHLKISYRSSDGYHNLEPEVERLVRDRVRRGTVQLNVRVERRSRAADYRINSEVLLNYQEQLTKLGGVHTQVTIDKLLTLPGVISTPDASSADPEADWPTMEQAILAALDSLDEMRRREGEALAADLRSQADVVESELAGVEARSPLVADAYRQRLQERVGQAIEKVGVTLEPADLVREVALFVDRSDISEEIVRLRSHLVQFEAAINEAPTRQEGVGRKLEFITQEMGREVNTIGSKANDSEISARVVEMKTSLERVREQVQNVE; from the coding sequence ATGCTGCTGAGCATGACCGGCTTCGGCGAAGGCCGGGCCGAATCGCCGACGATCATCGTCGTGGCCGAGGTGCGGAGCATCAATAACCGCCACCTCAAGATCAGCTACCGCTCGAGCGACGGGTATCACAACCTCGAGCCCGAGGTCGAGCGCCTCGTGCGCGACCGGGTGCGTCGCGGCACAGTGCAGCTGAACGTTCGGGTCGAACGCCGCTCGCGCGCCGCCGACTATCGCATCAATAGCGAGGTGCTGCTGAACTACCAGGAACAGCTCACCAAGCTCGGCGGCGTCCACACGCAAGTGACGATCGACAAGCTGCTGACGCTCCCCGGCGTGATCAGCACGCCCGACGCGTCGAGCGCCGATCCCGAGGCCGACTGGCCGACAATGGAGCAGGCGATCCTCGCCGCGCTCGACTCGCTCGACGAGATGCGTCGCCGCGAAGGCGAGGCCCTCGCCGCCGACCTCCGGTCGCAGGCCGACGTGGTCGAGTCCGAACTCGCCGGCGTCGAGGCCCGCTCGCCACTGGTGGCGGACGCCTACCGTCAACGGCTGCAAGAGCGGGTCGGCCAGGCGATCGAGAAGGTCGGCGTGACGCTCGAACCGGCGGACCTGGTGCGCGAGGTCGCGCTATTCGTCGATCGCAGCGACATCTCCGAGGAGATCGTCCGCCTGCGGAGTCACCTCGTGCAGTTCGAAGCCGCCATCAACGAGGCGCCGACCCGTCAGGAAGGCGTCGGCCGCAAGCTCGAGTTCATCACGCAAGAGATGGGCCGCGAAGTGAACACGATCGGCTCGAAGGCGAACGACTCCGAGATCTCGGCGCGGGTGGTCGAGATGAAAACCTCGCTCGAACGCGTCCGCGAACAAGTGCAGAACGTGGAGTAG
- the queA gene encoding tRNA preQ1(34) S-adenosylmethionine ribosyltransferase-isomerase QueA has product MPESDPLLFDYDLPRELIAQEPLANRADARLMVVDRESQSLSHWYVRDLPELLRAGDRLVLNDTKVLHATLAGTRLKTGGAWQGLFLSAEPSGDWRIVCKTRGTLEPFEKVALVDRENREAEQLWLLEKLSEGQWLARPESGRPLDEVLARVGRVPLPHYIRDGKMVDDDVARYQTVFARKPGAVAAPTAGLHFTQPLLRQIEGVGVEFAPVTLHVGLGTFRPIKADAVENHTMHAEWGELLPAAAEGINRTKSQGGRVVAVGTTAVRTLETAAQHAAEGQAVAPWSGDTSLFIRPPHEFRAVDALMTNFHFPRTTLLLLVQAFGGVDLVRAAYREAIKERYRFYSYGDAMLIV; this is encoded by the coding sequence ATGCCCGAGAGCGACCCGCTGTTGTTTGACTACGACTTGCCGCGCGAGCTGATCGCGCAGGAGCCGCTCGCCAACCGCGCCGACGCGCGGCTGATGGTCGTGGATCGCGAGTCGCAATCGCTGTCGCACTGGTACGTCCGGGACCTGCCCGAGCTGTTGCGCGCCGGCGACCGGTTGGTGCTCAATGACACGAAGGTGCTGCACGCGACGCTTGCCGGCACGCGGCTAAAGACGGGCGGCGCCTGGCAAGGGTTGTTTCTTTCGGCCGAGCCTAGCGGCGACTGGCGGATCGTCTGCAAGACCCGTGGCACGCTCGAGCCCTTCGAGAAAGTCGCTCTCGTGGACCGTGAGAACCGCGAGGCGGAGCAGCTGTGGCTGTTGGAAAAGCTCAGCGAGGGGCAGTGGCTCGCTAGGCCCGAGAGCGGCCGGCCGCTGGACGAGGTCCTCGCGCGTGTCGGCCGCGTGCCGCTGCCGCACTACATCCGCGACGGCAAGATGGTCGATGACGACGTGGCCCGCTACCAAACGGTGTTCGCGCGCAAGCCCGGCGCGGTGGCGGCGCCGACGGCGGGGCTACATTTCACTCAACCGCTCTTGCGGCAGATCGAAGGGGTCGGCGTTGAGTTTGCCCCCGTGACGTTGCACGTGGGGCTCGGCACGTTCCGGCCCATCAAGGCCGATGCGGTCGAAAACCACACGATGCACGCCGAGTGGGGCGAACTGCTCCCGGCCGCCGCCGAGGGGATCAACCGCACCAAGTCGCAGGGCGGCCGCGTCGTCGCGGTGGGGACCACGGCGGTTCGGACGCTCGAGACGGCCGCTCAGCACGCGGCCGAAGGCCAAGCGGTCGCGCCTTGGAGCGGCGACACGAGCCTTTTCATCCGCCCGCCGCATGAGTTCCGCGCGGTGGACGCCTTGATGACAAACTTCCACTTCCCGCGGACGACGCTGCTGCTGCTCGTCCAAGCATTTGGCGGCGTGGACCTCGTGAGGGCCGCTTATCGCGAGGCGATCAAAGAACGCTACCGCTTCTACAGCTACGGCGACGCGATGCTGATCGTCTGA
- a CDS encoding Flp family type IVb pilin produces the protein MRCLRRPSRFVRALREVLCAEEGATAVEYAVMLSLIAGVCIASVLVMSNAAGQSFDDSATQLSSVLGS, from the coding sequence ATGCGATGCCTTCGCCGCCCGTCGCGTTTCGTCCGAGCTCTGCGTGAAGTACTCTGCGCCGAGGAAGGGGCCACCGCCGTCGAGTACGCGGTGATGCTGTCGCTGATCGCAGGCGTGTGTATCGCCTCGGTGCTGGTGATGTCCAATGCCGCTGGCCAGAGCTTCGACGACTCCGCGACGCAACTTAGCAGCGTGCTAGGTTCCTGA
- the aroF gene encoding 3-deoxy-7-phosphoheptulonate synthase, with the protein MLIILRETATDAQIDHVVERVEKLGLKPHISRGTYRTVIGVIGDEEIIRSAPLAAIAGVAEVVPVQPEFKLASKTAHPEPSIISVGKGATAAKFGGGHIGMIAGPCAIESEERLDEIAGAIKAAGATVLRGGAYKPRTSPYSFQGLGDEGLKVLRRVGDKHGLPVVTEAIDPRHVELVAEWSDMIQLGARNMQNFVLLTEVGKTNKPVLLKRGMAATVKDMMMSAEYILSQGNPNVVLCERGVKGFDNACRNMFDVAAVPQVHALSHLPVIVDPSHATGRPELIPPCALAGVAAGADGVHIEVHSCPEEAMSDGPQALLPEQYAELCQQIKKVAEAIGKTI; encoded by the coding sequence ATGCTCATCATCCTGCGGGAAACCGCGACCGACGCCCAGATCGACCACGTCGTCGAACGCGTCGAGAAGCTCGGCCTGAAGCCCCACATCAGCCGCGGCACGTACCGCACGGTGATCGGCGTCATCGGTGACGAAGAGATCATCCGCTCGGCGCCGCTAGCGGCGATCGCCGGCGTGGCGGAGGTGGTGCCGGTGCAGCCCGAGTTCAAACTCGCCAGCAAGACCGCGCACCCCGAGCCGTCGATCATCTCGGTCGGCAAGGGCGCGACGGCGGCGAAGTTCGGCGGCGGCCACATCGGCATGATCGCCGGTCCCTGCGCGATCGAGTCCGAGGAGCGCCTCGACGAGATCGCCGGCGCCATCAAGGCGGCCGGCGCCACGGTCCTCCGCGGCGGAGCTTACAAGCCGCGCACGAGCCCCTACTCGTTCCAAGGCCTCGGCGACGAGGGCCTCAAGGTCCTCCGCCGCGTCGGCGACAAGCACGGCCTGCCGGTCGTCACCGAGGCGATCGACCCGCGGCACGTCGAGCTCGTCGCCGAATGGAGCGACATGATTCAGCTCGGCGCGCGGAACATGCAGAACTTCGTGCTGCTCACCGAAGTTGGCAAGACGAACAAGCCCGTGCTGCTGAAGCGAGGCATGGCGGCGACCGTCAAGGACATGATGATGTCCGCCGAGTACATCCTCTCGCAGGGCAACCCGAACGTCGTGCTCTGCGAACGCGGCGTGAAGGGCTTCGATAACGCCTGCCGGAACATGTTCGACGTGGCGGCCGTGCCGCAGGTGCATGCCCTGTCGCACCTGCCGGTGATCGTCGATCCGAGCCACGCCACGGGCCGCCCCGAGCTGATCCCGCCGTGCGCCTTGGCAGGCGTCGCGGCCGGCGCCGACGGCGTCCACATCGAAGTGCACAGCTGCCCCGAAGAAGCGATGAGCGATGGCCCGCAGGCGCTGCTCCCCGAGCAGTACGCCGAGTTGTGCCAGCAGATCAAGAAGGTCGCGGAAGCGATTGGGAAGACAATTTAG
- the rsmH gene encoding 16S rRNA (cytosine(1402)-N(4))-methyltransferase RsmH yields the protein MPPTVHIPVMPAEVLEQLDPRPGKVFLDGTLGGGGHTRMLAERVAPNGRVVAVDRDPGAVERAAETLRGLPIAVACSSYAEAPEVLAEAAVGPLDGVLLDLGLSSDQLDDRQRGFSFHADGPLDLRFDPTEGKPAAQLIARLSAEHLADVIYRYGEERCSRRIARAIVARRTERPITTANDLADVIRRAVPRDYDARLDPATRTFQALRIAVNEELHQLEIALRRLPALLAPGGRLVIISFHSLEDRMVKEAFRADDRLKVLTSKPLRPTDEEVAANPRARSAKLRVAERVG from the coding sequence ATGCCCCCCACTGTCCACATCCCCGTCATGCCCGCCGAGGTGCTCGAGCAGCTCGACCCACGGCCCGGCAAGGTGTTCCTGGACGGGACACTCGGCGGCGGCGGGCACACACGGATGCTAGCGGAGCGCGTAGCGCCGAATGGCCGGGTCGTCGCCGTCGATCGGGACCCGGGCGCCGTCGAGAGAGCCGCTGAGACGCTGCGGGGGCTGCCGATCGCCGTAGCCTGCTCAAGTTATGCCGAGGCCCCAGAAGTGCTCGCAGAAGCCGCCGTAGGGCCTCTGGATGGCGTCCTGTTGGACCTGGGGCTTTCTAGCGACCAACTCGACGACCGCCAGCGCGGCTTCAGCTTCCACGCCGACGGGCCGCTCGACCTGCGGTTCGACCCGACCGAGGGGAAACCCGCCGCACAGCTCATCGCCCGCCTGTCGGCCGAGCACTTGGCCGACGTGATCTATCGCTACGGCGAAGAGCGCTGCAGCCGGCGGATCGCCCGGGCCATCGTCGCCCGACGGACCGAACGACCGATTACGACCGCCAACGACCTCGCGGATGTCATCCGCCGCGCCGTGCCACGGGACTACGACGCCCGCCTCGACCCGGCGACGCGGACCTTCCAGGCGTTGCGGATCGCCGTCAACGAAGAGCTCCACCAGCTGGAGATCGCCCTCCGCCGGCTGCCGGCGCTGCTGGCGCCGGGCGGCCGCCTGGTGATCATCAGCTTCCACTCACTCGAAGACCGGATGGTCAAAGAGGCCTTCCGCGCCGACGACCGCCTCAAGGTCCTCACGAGCAAACCGCTCCGACCCACCGACGAAGAAGTCGCGGCGAACCCGCGCGCCCGCAGCGCCAAGCTGCGCGTCGCTGAACGAGTGGGCTGA
- the pheA gene encoding prephenate dehydratase, with product MAKKAAPKTTPTGGAKALRTRIRVLDRQIADAVAERTELVARLVAQHAQLKNAPADIAATTVAAGKGTVSDDAMRAVFREVVAASRAAIGLRRIAYLGPEDSYSHLTAIERFGEAADLVPVATIHAVFQEVSEGSCELGVVPLENSTHGRVTDTLEAFASSMVHICGEAPMRIHHCLLGQGPRSAIRRVVSKPQALAQCSHWLAEHLPGVEAVPYASTSDAARLAAEDPSVAAIASEQAGRRHGLEPLARHIEDQKDNVTRFAVIGPVNTYPTGAPKTGDDKTALMFELAHEPGALADGMAIFKRQKLNLTWIESFPIPGSRTQDLSGGRYLFFVELMGHQADLRVRRAVASLGKKCLQLRVLGSYARAKVLG from the coding sequence ATGGCCAAGAAAGCCGCCCCGAAAACGACCCCTACCGGCGGCGCCAAGGCGCTGCGTACGCGGATTCGGGTGCTAGATCGGCAGATCGCCGACGCCGTGGCCGAACGCACGGAGCTGGTGGCGCGGCTGGTGGCGCAGCACGCCCAGCTGAAGAACGCTCCCGCCGACATCGCCGCCACGACCGTCGCGGCGGGGAAGGGGACGGTTTCCGACGACGCGATGCGGGCCGTCTTCCGCGAAGTGGTCGCCGCCAGCCGGGCCGCCATCGGCCTGCGGCGGATCGCCTACCTCGGCCCCGAGGACTCCTACAGCCACCTGACAGCGATCGAGCGTTTCGGCGAGGCGGCGGACCTCGTCCCCGTGGCGACGATCCACGCAGTGTTCCAAGAGGTCTCCGAGGGCTCCTGCGAGCTGGGCGTCGTGCCGCTGGAGAACTCGACCCACGGCCGGGTGACCGACACGCTGGAGGCGTTCGCCAGCTCGATGGTGCATATCTGCGGCGAGGCCCCGATGCGGATCCACCATTGCCTGCTGGGGCAGGGCCCGCGGTCGGCGATCCGCCGCGTCGTGAGCAAGCCGCAGGCGTTGGCCCAGTGCAGCCACTGGTTGGCCGAGCACCTGCCGGGGGTCGAAGCGGTCCCCTACGCCAGCACCAGCGACGCGGCCCGGCTGGCGGCCGAGGACCCGAGCGTCGCGGCGATTGCCAGCGAACAAGCGGGCCGCCGCCACGGCCTCGAGCCGCTTGCCCGCCATATCGAGGACCAGAAGGACAACGTCACCCGGTTCGCCGTCATCGGCCCGGTGAACACGTATCCGACCGGGGCCCCCAAGACGGGCGACGACAAAACGGCCCTGATGTTCGAGCTGGCCCACGAGCCGGGCGCCCTGGCCGACGGGATGGCGATCTTCAAAAGGCAGAAGCTCAACCTGACTTGGATCGAGTCCTTCCCCATCCCCGGGAGCCGCACCCAGGACCTCTCCGGGGGGCGATATCTCTTCTTTGTCGAGCTGATGGGGCACCAGGCCGACCTCCGCGTCAGGCGGGCGGTGGCGTCGCTGGGGAAGAAATGCTTGCAGCTTCGGGTGCTGGGGTCCTACGCGCGGGCCAAGGTGCTGGGTTAA